DNA from Aliarcobacter skirrowii CCUG 10374:
AATAGTCCTGAAAACCATAAACATTACCAATTAATTGGTAATGAGAAATAAGGAGTAGAGTATGGAGAAAATTATAGGTATTTTACTTTTAGTTGCTGCTGTTATGACTGCATACTATGCATTTTTTGATGCTGCAAAAGTATATGTTGGTTAAATGAAAAGATTAAATTCTTTAAAAGTAGGGGTGATTTTATCACTTCTACTTTTTTTATATACAAACGGTTTTGCTCAAAATTTCTTATTAAATGGAGATTTAGTTGATATTAGAGCAAAAGAGAAGATTTTACAAATGGGTAATGAAGTAAAATCAAAATTAGGTGTAAATATCTATTTGGATTCAAAAGTTGATTTAAATATTGATCCAAAACTTCCTACAAAAGATAGATTAAATCTTATTAAAAAATATGAAGATAATATTTTAAAAAATTTAGAACAACCTTATGTTTTATTAACAATTGCAATGGAACAGATGCATGTTAACTTATATTTTAGTGATAGTTTAAAAAATATAATAGATAAAGATGATATTTTAAATGGTTATGTAGTACCACTTTTAGCTTCAAAAGACAAAAATACATTAGCTTCAAAAGTTAGTGCTGCTACATTAAATGGATATGCGGCAATAGCAGATACATTAGCTGAGTCACAAAAAATAAAACTTGAAAGCAGTATTGGTAGTGAAGGAAAAGTATCAAGCACTATTTGGAGAGTATTTATCTATTTCTTGGTTATTTCAGGTTTGTTAGCATATACTTATGCAGTTTTAAGAAAGAGAAAATAATATGAAAAAAAGAAATTATTGGCCACTATTTTTTATAGGCATATTTAGCTTTGTTTTTTCAATGATAATATGGACTGTCACTCAAGCTTTAAAAGCTCCTGTTATTGAAGATAAAAGCTTTATAAATAAGTATCAATATGTTGATGAGAATTATAACTCTATTATGGAATCAAATATGAGATTTTTAAATAAATATACTCTAAATTTTGATTTAAATGGAACTAGATTTCCACTTACAACAGATGATATAAAGTTTGGTCAAAGAGTTTTAGAAAAATTTTCAAATCATAAAAATATTTTGAAAATAGGTGAAAATAGTTTAAAAGTTGAGATTTTGGACAATAAATCAAATGAAAAAAAAGTAGCCAATATTGATCTTTTGGTTACAAAAACAATGTCAGATGAGAGTGATATTGAGTTAAAAAATGATAATTTTAAAGAGACAAATAGAGTATATGAGACAAATTTCAATTTAAAAGAGGAGACTAACTGGATAATAACAGGTAAGTTTGAAGTTGAAAATGAAACAGGTTATATACTTATAAAGACAAATGCACGATAAAAAAACATTATATGTTTTTCCTACAAGTAGATCAATAAGAGAGTTTATCTTTGGTTTTAAAGCTAAAGATACTCTTCTTCCTTCAGCAATTACAATTGATGAACTTTTAAAAAAATCTATAAATTTAAATAGTAAAAAATATGAATCAAAAGAGCAAAGAGTTATATTTTTAAATGAAGCTATAAAAAATGTAGATTTAAATAAACTTGGTTTCTCAAAAAACTTTGCACAATTTTTAAAACAAAGTGATTATATATATAGATTTTTTTTAGAGTTAAGTAGTGAAAATAGAAGAATAGATGATATTAAAAGAGCTGATACATATATGTTTTATAATGAACATCTTGAAATATTAGATGAGATTTTAAAAAATTATCTATCAATTTTAGAAAAAAATAGCTGTGTAAATAAGATAAATTTAAATAAAAACTACACAATAAATAGTAAATTTTTAAGTAGATTTGAGAAAATAATCATTAAATTTGAAGGATATTTCACAAAACAGGAGTTTGAAATCATCTCAAAAATTTCAGATTTTATTGATTTAGAAATAGAGTTTTATAAAAATATTTATAATAATAAATCTATAGAGATATTTAGTGATTTTAATTTTGAATTTAAAGATGATTGTAAGTACTTAATAAATTTATCAAAAAAAGAGCTAATAAGTGAACATAGAGTTGATAAAAACAACAATATAAATATCAAAGGATTTGCAAATAGAGTAAATCAAGTTGCTTTTATAAAATCAACTATCGTTAATTTAGTAAATCGTGGAGTTGATGCTTCTAATATTGCTGTTGTATTACCAAATGAAGATTTTGCAAAAACATTAAAGTTAAATGATAAAGAAGAGTATTTTAACTTTGCAATGGGAAATGATATTTTAAATAAAAATTTGTACCAAAAAGCGTATGTTGTATCAAACTATATAAATGAGGATGATATAAAAAATATAAAAAGTTTAGAGTTTTTTCAAATAGATAAAAAAAATATTGATGAAAATATTAAAAAAGTATGGAATAATAGACTAAATATTGATAATTTTAGATTTATAACTAACTTTATAAAAGAGAACGAAACAAATAAAGAGTTATTAGAGAAATACGATGAGATGGTATATTTTTTAGAATCTCTATTTTTTACAAATGAGACTTATTTAAGAATTAAAGATGCTTATAAAATATTTTTACAAAATTTAGCAAGTATTAAATTAGATGATATTAACTCTGGAAAAATTACAGTTATGGGACTTTTAGAAACCAGAGCAATAAATTTTGATGCTGTTATAATTTGCGATTTTAATGAGGAGTTTATTCCGAAAATATCTATAAAAGATAAGTTTTTATCTTCAAAAATAAAAAAATTAGCCTCTTTACCTACAACAAAAGATAGAGAAAATCTTCAAAGATACTACTACAAAAGATTAGTTGATAATTCAAAAGAGGTTTTTATATCTTATGTAAACTCAAAAGATAGCTCAATATCAAGATTTGCCTATGAGCTTTTTGATTATAAGCAAGATAAACTTTTTGATACAGAGTACAAAGATATTTTATATACAAATATAAAGTTTGAACATAGTAATGAAAATATAGTTCAAAATATAGATTTAAAACAATTTACTTGGTCTGCAAGTGCTTTAAAAACATATTTAGAGTGTAAAAGAAAGTGGTATTTAAACTATATTTTAAAAATAAAAGAGCATACAATTTCAAATTTGCCAAAGAGTTTTGAACTTGGAAATATAGTTCATAAAATTTTAGAAGAGTATTATAAAAGCAGTAATACAAATATTGATGATCTGTTTATAAAATATAGAGCAAATAATCCATTTTTAACTTTAGATTTAGAGATTTATAAACAAAAAGTTAAATCTTTTATAGAGTTTGATAAGAAAAGATTAGAAGATAGAGAGATTGTAGAGTTAGAGAAGAGTTTTATTGTTGATTTTAATGATTTCAAAATTACAGGAGTAATTGATAGAGTTGATAGATATAAAGATTGCTATGAAGTAATTGACTATAAAACTTCAAGAAATTTAAAAGTTGATACAGAAAAAAATTATGAAAAAAGTTCTGATTTTCAATTGGAGTTCTATTTTTTAGCTATTAAAACTCTATATGAACCACAACAAATAAGAGCTTTTTATTATGATATTTATGAAAATTTACTAAAAGAGGAGATTGCTTTAGAGCCAAAGTTGGAACTTTTAAAAGCTATTTTTGATGATTTTAAAAATCAAAGTAAATCACAAATAGATTTTTGTAAAACAGAAGATAGTTCAAAGTGTGAATTTTGTCCTTATAAAACTATCTGCAACAAAGATTAGTTAAAAAAGCTATTTAAGCTTTTTTAACATTCTAATAGCACTACAACCATCTGGATAGTAGTTTAAAATTGTTTTCCACTCACAATATTTAAAACCTTTATATCTTCTTCTAAGAGCTTTATTATCCTCTCTAACTTCCAAAATAACAGTTTCAAAACTATTTTCTAAAGCATAATTCTCAATAGCATCAAAAAGTGCTTTAGCTGCAGCTGTTCCTTGATACTCTTTTAAAACAGCCAAAGAGTTAAACCAAATATGTTTTTTATTTATAATTACACCCAAAGAGTAACCAACAATTTTAAAATCTTCAATCCAAGTAAAAACAATAGTGCTTTTTTTATTTAAAAGTTTATAAAACTCTTCAAAACTTAGCTTAAAATAGATACTATCTTCAAACATAGAGTTTTCAATAAACATAAGTTGTTCTATATCATTTTTTGATGCAATACTTAACATTTTTTAGCCTTATTTTTGATAAATTGTATATTTTGGTACAAGTTTATCAGGTCTATATGACATTTTTACTTTTTTTAGATTTTCAAACCCCATGTCATCACCAACATTTATATATGTACTATTATACTCATCTTTTAAAAGTTTTGAAAACTCCCTAAATATAAACTGAGCACAACCTAAAACTTCAAAATCAGTCTTCTCTAAAATTACACTTGATGTATGATCATTTATCTTCTCACCAACTGTAAAACCTTTTAACTCATCATCAATAAAAATAACAATTCCAACAATATCCAATTTATCATATTCGCTTAGAATCTTTTTAACTGCAAATCTCTCAAAATAGATACCATCCATAAAAATTTCAACTTCCTCTTTTGGCATATATTTTGTTCTATCACTAACCCATTTATTAAATAGATTTAAAATTAAAGTAGAGTGAACTTTTGTATCAAGAATCTCAATTCTATAGTTTGGATAAGCTTTTTTAAACTTATTTATCTCATTTCTTTTTGATTTATAAGCATCACCTTTTAGCTCAATTAAGTCATCAATTTTATAAATATAATCTACCAGTTTTTTCTCAATTAAAAAATCTTCTAAAGCCTCAAAGATTAATGTACCCTCTTCAAGATGATTTATAAATCCTTCTAGCATCTCTTCGTGAACATACTCAATTTTTGAGTAGTATTTGTTGCTATTATTTGCATTCATAATCTCAAAGCATTTAAAAATTGCTTTATGAACACTCTCTTTTTTACCCAAAGGTGGAAGAAGCATAGATAACTCTCCACCACTTAAAACAAAAAAGCAAAAAGTATCTTCTATAATGCAATAAAAACCGCTAGAAGAGCTTAACCAAATATAGTTTTGTGCAAATGTATAGTCGCTTAAATCGACATTTATCTCTTTTAAATATTTTTTCATTTGATCTTTTGCTTTTATATCAAATGGAATTAATGGTACACTGTTTATTGTCAAAGTTGACAAGATTTACTCCTTTAGAATTTTGCGAATTATACTACTATTTTAAGGTTTTGCAGTTGATAAAATAAGAAAAAATGAATTTTGTGTAAAGTGCCATTTCTTGGCACTTTATGAAGTTATTTTGTAAAAATTTTAGATTAGAATTTTAGATTTAGACCAATATATGGTTTAATACTATTTTGAGTAATCTTATATTCATAAGTAGTAGAAGTGTTATCTTCATATTTAATTTTTTCCCATTTTTTATAGTTGTAATCTATTCCTATATAAAAAGATAAATCATCAGTTGTTTTTAAATCAACACCAGCTCCAAGAGTTAAAGATAGAGCAGATACATCACTTTCTTGGAATTTATTGTCTAAACTTATATTTGCAATACCAAGCCCTAATTTTGCAAAAGGGTAGAGATTATTTACTACCTTTTCTTTTTTAATCCACTCAAGACCAAACTCTTTTTGTTTAAAATCATCATCTAATGCATTTATTGAAAAATCTTTATATTTTGCACGTTCATAATATAGTTGAAGATAGTTATTGTCACCTAATCCTTGTCCTACTAAAATTTTGTATGCATTAGCATTTTCTGAATCTGATACACCGCTATTTTTTTCCTTGAATTGAGTTACAGCTGCACCATATTGTAAGCCTAAATAAGTCTTGGTATCAGCCATAGAATTTGTTAAAATCATAGAAGATAAAGTACCAATAAGCAAAAGTTTTTTCATTTTATTTCCTTATGTAAAATTTATTTAAAAATTATATTATCCAAAAATAGATAATTTTTCAAATTTTTTAATTTAAAATTAATTTTTAGTTTGTATTTGTAGCTATTAAAACATCTTCCATCATTTTTGTAATATCACCATCCAAAATTGCATCTACATTTGAATATCCAATGTTACTTCTACTATCTTTTATTTGTTGATATGGTTGTAAAACATAAGATCTAATTTGATGTCCCCAACCAATCTCACTCTTATCACCACTATTTTTACTATCTCTTTGTTTTTCAAGTTCAAGCTCATATAGTTTTGATTTTAGCATTTTAAATGCACTATCTTTGTTTTTGTGTTGAGATCTATCATTTTGACACTGAACAACAATTCCAGATGGAATATGAGTGATTCTAATAGCACTCTCTGTTTTATTTACGTGCTGACCACCAGCACCACTGGCTCTGTATGTATCAATTCTAATATCTTTATCTTCAATTACAATATCAATATTATCATCAATTTCAGGACTCACCATTACAGATGTAAAAGATGTGTGTCTTTTTGCATTTGAATCAAATGGAGAGATTCGCACAAGTCTGTGAATTCCATTTTCAGTCTTCATGTATCCATAAGCATTTTCACCTCGTATTACAAAGCTTACATCTTTTATTCCAGCCTCATCTCCAGCTTGATAATCTAAGATTTCAACTTTAAAATCATTTCTTTCAGCCCATCTTAAATACATTCTGTACAATATACTCGCCCAATCTTGAGACTCTGTTCCACCAGCTCCTGGATGAATTGTAACAATAGCATTTAGTGCATCATCAGGATTTGAAAGCATTACAGATATTTCAGTTGATTTAATTAAATCTTCTAAATCTTCAGCCTCTTCATATAAAAGCTGTAATGTATCTTCATCTTTTTCACTATACGCCATTTCATAAAGTTCATTTGTACCATTTAAAGAGTCATAAGCTTTATTAAACTTATTTAATTTTCCTAAAATTCTATTTTTTTCTATTCCAATTTTTGTGGCATTTTCAACATCATTCCAAAAATCTTGACTAGCTTCAAGCTCAATTATCTCTTTTAATCTAGCATTTAACTCATCTGGTTTTAAAATACCTTTTATATTACTTAGTTTTGTATTTAGTAATTTTAGTAATTCCGAATATTCGTACGCATCCATATATGCTTAATCCTTATTTTAATTATTAGTTAATTGAATCTAAATATTTTTTAATATCTTTTACAGTTTTATCATTTAAATTATTTATATGAAAACTTGAATATACTGAACTTGATTTATTTCCAACTCCATGAACATACTCTTTATAACCAGCTAACATATCATCTTCGCTAAGTTTATTTAGTCTTGAACCACCAATATAGCTCTCACCTTTTTCTCCATGACAGTTTTGACATTTTGAGATATAGATAGTTTTTGCATCTTCAACTCTAACCTTTGCTTCTTGCTCTTTTTTTAAGTCCTCTTTCTGTTTTTGTTTTGCTAAAACCGAAGCACTAATAGCATCTAAATCCATTTGAGCAATATTTTGATTAGAGTTACTGTTTTGTTGCTCTTTTTTAAATATATAAATATAGTTATTTCCATTTATTTTTATATCTGAAACAATATAACCCATTTTTTTCATATCATTAACTGAATGTTTTCCAGCACACTCACCACCATCAAGTGCTACTGTCTCAATTGTTGATAAAGATTTATGATTCTCTTTAAAACACATTGTTGTACTTGCAGATACAACTGTAGCTAAAAGTGAAATAGCCAATAAAACTCTTATTTTCATAATAATTCCTTTTAAATAGATAGACTAACAATACAATCTTTCATAATTGTAGGTTTAGTAATTTTTAGTTTAAGATTAAAAATATCATAATTTTCATTTAAAATTTGTTTTAAATCTTCTAAAGCATCTTCAAGTAAAAAATATTTCATCTGTTTTACTCTATTTTTGATTAGCTTAGAAACTTCAGCATAATCTATAAATTCGCCATTTTTAAACTCATACTCAAAAGATATATTAATTATAACTTTCTGCTTTTTTACTCTTTCAAAATCAAGTATTCCAATAATTGTTTTAAAAGATAGATTTTCAATCTCTATTTTCATACAACTTTTTTCTCTTCACCTTTTACAAGTCTAATAATATTTGGGATATGTTTATAAAAAACTATAAAAGCTATTAAATACATTGGTACGTTTGATCCAACATTTAAACCATCATATATAAAATTTGCACTTACTAAAACAGCTATTAGTGCAATTAAAGAAGATAAAGATGATATTTTTAAAACTTTTGCGCAAAATGCCCAAACAATAGCACCAATAATAGTAGCATATGGAATTAAAACTATGTAAGCACCAAGTCCTGTTGCTACACCTTTTCCACCTTCAAATCCTAAAAATATTGAGTAGCAATGACCTAAAACTCCTAAAACTGCAATCATCCATAGTGTCTCTTGGCTTACATTAAAGCTAATAGCAATTAAAAGAGTAATAGTAACTTTAATTGCATCTAAAATAACTGTTGCAAGACCTAGTTTTTTTGCCAACTTTGGGTCTTTCTCTTTTACAACTCTTAAAACATTTGTAGCTCCAATACTTTTGCTTCCAGACTCTTTTACATTAACACCTGCAAAAATTTTTGCCAAAATAAGACCAAAAGGAATAGAACCAGATAAATAGGCTAATATATAGAAAATTATATTTTGATTTGTCAGAAAATCCATCAAATACCTTTGTTGTTTTTTAAAATTAAATGAGATTATAACTAAATTTTTGATATATTCCCACTTAATAAAAATTTAGAAGGTACTACTATTGAATTTAAAAGAAGAGATTTTAAAACTAAAAAAAGAGTTAGATGTTACTGTTGTAGCCCATTTTTATCAAAGAGATGAAGTTTTTGAATTAGCTGATATTACAGGTGATAGTTTAGAGCTTGCTAAAAAAGTTATGGATACTAAAACAAAATATGTAGTCTTTTGTGGTGTTGGTTTTATGGGAGAGAGTGTAAAAATAATGAGCCCCGAAAAAATAGTTCTAATGCCAAGAATTGCTTGTTGTGCAATGGCAAGAATGATAGATGAGGGTTATTTTGAAGAGAATTTAAAATTAATAAATGAAGCTGGAATTTCAAATGAAAATATTTTACCAATCACATATATTAACTCAAGTGCAAGAGTAAAAGCAAGAGTTGGAATGATGGGTGGAATGGTTTGTACATCATCAAATGCTTACAGAATTATAGAAAAAGGATTAGAATCTGGTAAAAAAATATTTTTTGTTCCAGATCGTTGTTTGGGACAAAATTTTGCTAAAAGTTTAAACCTTAAATCAGCAGTTGTTGGAGATGGAACTAATTTAAAAGATGCAGATATTATCTGTTACAATGGATTTTGTAGCGTACATCAACAATTCAATGTTGATGATATAGATTTTTATAGAGCTAAATATCCAGGTATTTTGGTTGCAGTTCATCCTGAGTGTGATCCAAAAGTTTGTGAAAAAGCTGATTTTATTGGATCAACTTCACAACTTATAACATATATAAAAAATTTACCAATTGAGCAAAAAGTTGTTGTTGGAACAGAGTTTAATATGGTAAATCGTTTAAGAGAGAAAAATACATATATTTTAAGTTCAACAAAACCAGAGTGTCCAACTATGAATGAGACAACTTTAGAGCATTTATATGCAACTTTAAAATCTATAAAAGATAACAAAATATCTCCACTAACAGAGATAACAGTAGATGAAGATACTATAAAATGGGCGAAAATAGCTCTACAAAGGATGTTTGAGATATGATAAATATAAAAAGATTTGTAAAACATGCAATCAATGAAGATAATGGAAGAGGGGATCTGTTTTATGATATTGCTCCTGAAGGTAAATTTACAGCAAAAATAATTTCAAAAAGTGAAGGAATTTTAGCAGGTGTTAAGTATGCAGAGATTTTGGCTCAAACAGAAAAAATAAAGATAAATTTTTTAAAAAAAGATGGAGATAAAATTCTTGCTGGTGATATTTTAGCAACACTTGAAGGAAGAGCTGCAAAACTTCTATCATGCGAGAGAACACTTTTAAATATGCTTCAACACGCAAGTGGAATTGCAACAATGGCAAATAGGTATGTAAAAAAACTTGAAGGTTACAAAGTTGTTTTACTTGATACTAGAAAAACACGACCACATTTAAGAGATTTTGAAAAGTATGCTTCAAGAGTTGGAGGAGCTATAAATCATAGGCTTGGACTTGATGATTGTTTGATGTTAAAAGATACTCACTTAAGAACTATTGATGATCTTTGTGAGTTTGTAAAAATAGCTAGAAAAAGAATCTCTTGGGTTACAAAAATAGAGATAGAGTGTGAGACAATGGAACAAGTTATTAAAGCTATGAGTGCTGGTGCTGATATTATTATGTGTGATAATATGACTTTGGATCAAATAAGAGAAGTTGTAATGTTTAAAGATAGCTCATATCCTCATGTTTTAATTGAAGCAAGTGGAAATATAAATCTTGATACTATTTGCGATTATGCAAAAACAGGTGTTGATGCTGTTAGTAGTGGAAGTATAATTCATCAAGCAACATGGCTTGATTTTTCAATGAGAGTTGATTAATAAATTATGAAAAAAGATTTTACTTTTAAAAATCAAGTTGATACAAATTTATATCAAGAGGCTTTAGAGCTAATAAAAAATAGTAGATATATTTTATTAATAACTCATGTAAATCCAGATCCAGATTCTATTGGGTCTGCTTTAGCTATTTCAAACCTTTTGTATGAAAATAAGATAAAACATAAGGTTTTTAATATTAGCTCTGATTTGCCACAAAACTTAGATTTTTTAAGTAGATTTGAAAAAATAACAGATATTTTTCCACCATTTTATGACTTAGCTATAAGTTTTGATTGTGGAACTTATAAACGACTTGGATTTGAAGTGCCAAAAGATATACCTTTGATAAATTTTGATCATCATGCTTCAAATGAGAATTTTGGAACTATAAATATAGTAGATCCATATAAAAGTAGCACAGCTGAACTTGTGTTTGAGTTTTTTAAATATAATGGTTTAAATATATCAAAAAATAGTGCTATTGCACTATATAGTGGTATTTATGATGATACTTTAGCTTTTTCTCTTCCAAGATGTGATGAGAAAACATTTAAAAAAATAAACTTTTTAGTTGAGTGTGGAGCTAATCCTTCATTTATTGCAAGTAAGCTTTTACGAAGAGACTCTTTGGCAAAATATAGAATTATTCCAAAAGTCTTAGATAGTTTAGAGCTTCATCAAAGTGGAGAGATAGCAACAATTTATGCTCTTGGTGAGTGGTTTAAACAAACAGGAGCTCATAGTAGAGATTGTGAAGATGCTCTTGATATGGTTATGAGTATGAGTATTGTAAAAATAGCTCTTTTTGTTAGATATATAAATGGAAGTTGCAGAGTATCTTTAAGAAGTAAAGGTGATATTGATGTATCGAAAATAGCAAAGATTTTTGATGGTGGAGGTCATTTTAATGCCTCTGGATGCACAATACAAATTGGTGATGTAGTTGAAGTAAAAAATTTAGTGTTAAAGGAAGTAAAGAAGATTTATGCGTAAAAAAGGTTATTCAAATATTATAATTATTGTTGTTTTATTAGCTATTGTAGGTTTAGGTTCATATATTTTTTTATTAGGTAAAAGTAAACCAGATATATATTTTCAATTAGAGACAAATGAAGAGAAAATTTATTGGAATCTTAGAAAAGAGTTAGCTGTTGATATAGTTAGTAAAAGAAAAATTGCAAATTTTAAAGCAGTTTTAAAAGATGGTGAAAACCTAATAGAACTTGATAGTAAAATTTTAAAAGAGGATTTAGATTCACAAGTTCATACATATTTAATTTTTCCACCAAAAACAAATAATTTAAATTCATCATCGAATTTAATTTTAGAAGTTACTGCAATGGATGATAATAAAATAAACCATTTATTAAAAGAGGAATCAACAAAAAATGTTGATATTGTTATAGATAGAACATATCCAAAAGTAGAAGTTTTATCAAACTCTTACTCTATAAAACAAGGTGGTAGTGCTGTTGTTGTTGCAAAAATTGAAGATGCTAATTTAAAAGATTATTATGTAACTTTTAATGATGATGTTATATTTGAACTATTTCCATTTGAAAAAGAGGGTTATTTTGTATCAATTGTAACTTGGCCAATTGATTTAAAAGAGTTTAAAGGGTTCAATATTGTAAGTAT
Protein-coding regions in this window:
- a CDS encoding PD-(D/E)XK nuclease family protein, with protein sequence MHDKKTLYVFPTSRSIREFIFGFKAKDTLLPSAITIDELLKKSINLNSKKYESKEQRVIFLNEAIKNVDLNKLGFSKNFAQFLKQSDYIYRFFLELSSENRRIDDIKRADTYMFYNEHLEILDEILKNYLSILEKNSCVNKINLNKNYTINSKFLSRFEKIIIKFEGYFTKQEFEIISKISDFIDLEIEFYKNIYNNKSIEIFSDFNFEFKDDCKYLINLSKKELISEHRVDKNNNINIKGFANRVNQVAFIKSTIVNLVNRGVDASNIAVVLPNEDFAKTLKLNDKEEYFNFAMGNDILNKNLYQKAYVVSNYINEDDIKNIKSLEFFQIDKKNIDENIKKVWNNRLNIDNFRFITNFIKENETNKELLEKYDEMVYFLESLFFTNETYLRIKDAYKIFLQNLASIKLDDINSGKITVMGLLETRAINFDAVIICDFNEEFIPKISIKDKFLSSKIKKLASLPTTKDRENLQRYYYKRLVDNSKEVFISYVNSKDSSISRFAYELFDYKQDKLFDTEYKDILYTNIKFEHSNENIVQNIDLKQFTWSASALKTYLECKRKWYLNYILKIKEHTISNLPKSFELGNIVHKILEEYYKSSNTNIDDLFIKYRANNPFLTLDLEIYKQKVKSFIEFDKKRLEDREIVELEKSFIVDFNDFKITGVIDRVDRYKDCYEVIDYKTSRNLKVDTEKNYEKSSDFQLEFYFLAIKTLYEPQQIRAFYYDIYENLLKEEIALEPKLELLKAIFDDFKNQSKSQIDFCKTEDSSKCEFCPYKTICNKD
- a CDS encoding GNAT family N-acetyltransferase, translated to MLSIASKNDIEQLMFIENSMFEDSIYFKLSFEEFYKLLNKKSTIVFTWIEDFKIVGYSLGVIINKKHIWFNSLAVLKEYQGTAAAKALFDAIENYALENSFETVILEVREDNKALRRRYKGFKYCEWKTILNYYPDGCSAIRMLKKLK
- a CDS encoding DUF2156 domain-containing protein, translated to MSTLTINSVPLIPFDIKAKDQMKKYLKEINVDLSDYTFAQNYIWLSSSSGFYCIIEDTFCFFVLSGGELSMLLPPLGKKESVHKAIFKCFEIMNANNSNKYYSKIEYVHEEMLEGFINHLEEGTLIFEALEDFLIEKKLVDYIYKIDDLIELKGDAYKSKRNEINKFKKAYPNYRIEILDTKVHSTLILNLFNKWVSDRTKYMPKEEVEIFMDGIYFERFAVKKILSEYDKLDIVGIVIFIDDELKGFTVGEKINDHTSSVILEKTDFEVLGCAQFIFREFSKLLKDEYNSTYINVGDDMGFENLKKVKMSYRPDKLVPKYTIYQK
- a CDS encoding outer membrane beta-barrel protein; its protein translation is MKKLLLIGTLSSMILTNSMADTKTYLGLQYGAAVTQFKEKNSGVSDSENANAYKILVGQGLGDNNYLQLYYERAKYKDFSINALDDDFKQKEFGLEWIKKEKVVNNLYPFAKLGLGIANISLDNKFQESDVSALSLTLGAGVDLKTTDDLSFYIGIDYNYKKWEKIKYEDNTSTTYEYKITQNSIKPYIGLNLKF
- the prfB gene encoding peptide chain release factor 2; translated protein: MDAYEYSELLKLLNTKLSNIKGILKPDELNARLKEIIELEASQDFWNDVENATKIGIEKNRILGKLNKFNKAYDSLNGTNELYEMAYSEKDEDTLQLLYEEAEDLEDLIKSTEISVMLSNPDDALNAIVTIHPGAGGTESQDWASILYRMYLRWAERNDFKVEILDYQAGDEAGIKDVSFVIRGENAYGYMKTENGIHRLVRISPFDSNAKRHTSFTSVMVSPEIDDNIDIVIEDKDIRIDTYRASGAGGQHVNKTESAIRITHIPSGIVVQCQNDRSQHKNKDSAFKMLKSKLYELELEKQRDSKNSGDKSEIGWGHQIRSYVLQPYQQIKDSRSNIGYSNVDAILDGDITKMMEDVLIATNTN
- a CDS encoding dihydroneopterin aldolase, producing MKIEIENLSFKTIIGILDFERVKKQKVIINISFEYEFKNGEFIDYAEVSKLIKNRVKQMKYFLLEDALEDLKQILNENYDIFNLKLKITKPTIMKDCIVSLSI
- the plsY gene encoding glycerol-3-phosphate 1-O-acyltransferase PlsY, whose product is MDFLTNQNIIFYILAYLSGSIPFGLILAKIFAGVNVKESGSKSIGATNVLRVVKEKDPKLAKKLGLATVILDAIKVTITLLIAISFNVSQETLWMIAVLGVLGHCYSIFLGFEGGKGVATGLGAYIVLIPYATIIGAIVWAFCAKVLKISSLSSLIALIAVLVSANFIYDGLNVGSNVPMYLIAFIVFYKHIPNIIRLVKGEEKKVV
- the nadA gene encoding quinolinate synthase NadA, with the translated sequence MNLKEEILKLKKELDVTVVAHFYQRDEVFELADITGDSLELAKKVMDTKTKYVVFCGVGFMGESVKIMSPEKIVLMPRIACCAMARMIDEGYFEENLKLINEAGISNENILPITYINSSARVKARVGMMGGMVCTSSNAYRIIEKGLESGKKIFFVPDRCLGQNFAKSLNLKSAVVGDGTNLKDADIICYNGFCSVHQQFNVDDIDFYRAKYPGILVAVHPECDPKVCEKADFIGSTSQLITYIKNLPIEQKVVVGTEFNMVNRLREKNTYILSSTKPECPTMNETTLEHLYATLKSIKDNKISPLTEITVDEDTIKWAKIALQRMFEI
- the nadC gene encoding carboxylating nicotinate-nucleotide diphosphorylase, translating into MINIKRFVKHAINEDNGRGDLFYDIAPEGKFTAKIISKSEGILAGVKYAEILAQTEKIKINFLKKDGDKILAGDILATLEGRAAKLLSCERTLLNMLQHASGIATMANRYVKKLEGYKVVLLDTRKTRPHLRDFEKYASRVGGAINHRLGLDDCLMLKDTHLRTIDDLCEFVKIARKRISWVTKIEIECETMEQVIKAMSAGADIIMCDNMTLDQIREVVMFKDSSYPHVLIEASGNINLDTICDYAKTGVDAVSSGSIIHQATWLDFSMRVD
- a CDS encoding DHH family phosphoesterase — its product is MKKDFTFKNQVDTNLYQEALELIKNSRYILLITHVNPDPDSIGSALAISNLLYENKIKHKVFNISSDLPQNLDFLSRFEKITDIFPPFYDLAISFDCGTYKRLGFEVPKDIPLINFDHHASNENFGTINIVDPYKSSTAELVFEFFKYNGLNISKNSAIALYSGIYDDTLAFSLPRCDEKTFKKINFLVECGANPSFIASKLLRRDSLAKYRIIPKVLDSLELHQSGEIATIYALGEWFKQTGAHSRDCEDALDMVMSMSIVKIALFVRYINGSCRVSLRSKGDIDVSKIAKIFDGGGHFNASGCTIQIGDVVEVKNLVLKEVKKIYA